From Chitinophagaceae bacterium, the proteins below share one genomic window:
- a CDS encoding 3-dehydroquinate dehydratase, whose amino-acid sequence MKNIKIEGITIINGPNLNKLGSREPEVYGKDQFEQFFKKSCLQFQQVPLKLKQSNIEGEIINFIQECEEKKQAIVINPGGYTHTSVAISDALASVNNPVIEVHISNIYAREDYRQKNLTAKNTDGVIIGFGLEGYNIAIRSLLHYFN is encoded by the coding sequence ATGAAAAATATTAAAATCGAGGGTATAACTATTATCAACGGACCTAATTTAAATAAGTTAGGAAGCCGGGAACCGGAAGTCTATGGAAAAGATCAATTTGAACAATTTTTTAAAAAAAGTTGCCTGCAATTTCAACAGGTTCCATTGAAACTCAAACAATCAAATATTGAAGGGGAAATAATCAACTTCATACAGGAATGTGAGGAAAAAAAGCAAGCTATAGTTATTAATCCGGGAGGATACACCCACACTTCTGTTGCTATTTCAGATGCATTAGCCTCTGTAAACAATCCGGTTATTGAAGTACATATAAGTAATATTTATGCGCGGGAAGACTACCGGCAAAAAAACCTGACAGCAAAAAATACAGATGGTGTAATTATAGGATTTGGACTGGAAGGCTATAATATTGCCATTCGCTCCCTGCTTCACTATTTTAACTAA